From the genome of Epinephelus moara isolate mb chromosome 10, YSFRI_EMoa_1.0, whole genome shotgun sequence, one region includes:
- the cfap144 gene encoding protein FAM183A, with amino-acid sequence MAGKEKLDLVRQNAIHVETIRKEQRQQKLHMEFSINPHRKLHILPDKPMSRKPTEVIAENSDFIEAFHKARQEPTKKYAMPQTESQEIGWVSTPLIPSNRSDKRINFYRFRTDITKHKESALRSSN; translated from the exons ATGGCAGGAAAGGAGAAACTGGATTTGGTCCGTCAGAACGCAATTCACGTTGAGACGATCCGTAAGGAGCAAAGACAGCAGAAACTCCACATGGAGTTCAGCATCAATCCACACCGGAAAT TACACATCCTGCCAGACAAACCCATGTCTAGGAAACCAACAGAAGTGATTGCAGAGAACT CGGATTTCATCGAGGCCTTCCACAAGGCCCGCCAGGAACCCACCAAGAAATATGCAATGCCACAGACTGAGAGTCAGGAGATAGGATGGGTGTCAACTCCACTG ATCCCATCGAACCGCAGTGACAAGAGGATCAATTTCTACCGCTTCCGAACTGACATCACCAAACACAAAGAATCTGCCCTGCGTtcatcaaattaa
- the ebna1bp2 gene encoding probable rRNA-processing protein EBP2 yields MIIDNSTMESAEEEELLGQDSEEENNELSDDELQEAFAKGLLKPGMNVLVDKSKKFVNNVEGLKQCLADFRKDLPWVERLDMTNLPVEDVLSKAEGKVPSMKNGDVNADDDFQREMFFYRQAQATVLEALPLLSKHGIATKRPDDYFAEMAKSDQQMQKIRKKLISKQMILEKSEKAKKLREQRKFGKKVQVEVIQKRQKEKKAMMTAVKKYQKGMTDKLDFLEGDQKKGKDSSQGPNKAMNKKGPNAKRKYKDQKFGFGGKKSGKKWNTKESFNDVSSFRAKVAHAKGGKGGKKGGKGGKQNKRPGKSVRKKMKSRS; encoded by the exons ctCCAAGAAGCCTTCGCAAAAGGGTTGTTGAAACCTGGGATGAACGTATTGGTGGATAAATCCAAAAAATTTGTCAACAATGTG GAGGGTTTAAAACAGTGCCTTGCAGACTTCCGTAAAGACCTTCCCTGGGTGGAGAGGTTGGATATGACTAACCTGCCGGTGGAGGACGTTTTATCCAAAGCTGAAGGGAAAGTTCCAAGCATGAAAAATGGAGATGTCAATGCAGATGATGATTTCCAGAGAGAGATGTTCTT CTATCGTCAAGCCCAAGCTACAGTTCTCGAGGCATTGCCTCTCCTGAGCAAGCATGGGATAGCCACCAAGAGGCCGGACGATTACTTTGCAGAGATGGCCAAGTCCGATCAGCAGATGCAGAAG ATCAGGAAAAAACTGATCTCAAAGCAGATGATACTGGAGAAGTCGGAGAAGGCCAAGAAACTGCGCGAGCAAAGGAAGTTTGGCAAAAAG GTCCAAGTAGAAGTGATTCAGAAGAggcagaaagagaagaaagcCATGATGACTGCTGTAAAGAAATACCAGAAAG GAATGACCGACAAACTGGATTTCTTGGAAGGAGACCAGAAAAAGGGTAAAGACTCTTCTCAGGGTCCCAACAAAGCGATGAACAAGAAAGG TCCCAATGCCAAGCGAAAATACAAGGACCAGAAATTTGGCTTCGGGGGCAAGAAGAGTGGGAAGAAGTGGAACACCAAGGAGAGCTTCAACGATGTTTCCAGTTTCCGCGCCAAAGTGGCTCACGCAAAGGGCGGCAAGGGAGGGAAGAAGGGCGGCAAAGGAGGGAAACAAAAT AAACGCCCGGGCAAGTCTGTTCGCAAGAAGATGAAGTCCCGCTCGTAA